A genome region from Heliangelus exortis unplaced genomic scaffold, bHelExo1.hap1 Scaffold_96, whole genome shotgun sequence includes the following:
- the LOC139791057 gene encoding uncharacterized protein, whose product MVLEAPPRPQSPFRFLQEVPPRPQSPFRHLQDPKVPSDPSRRFLQVPKVPSGSSKSPKSLQIPPGGSSKTPKSLQIPPGGSSKSPKSLQAPPGGSSKTPKSLQIPPSPQSPFRSLQEVPPRPQSPFRSLQDPKVPSGTSRRFLQVPRVPSDSSKTPKSLQAPPGGSSKSPKSLQVPPGGSSKSPKSLQVPPSPQSPFRHLQEVPPSPQSPFRYLQDPKVPSGTSRRFLQVPKVPSGTSKTPKSLQAPPRPQSPFRFLQEVPPSPQSPSRHLQEVPPSPQSPFRFLQDPKVPSDPSRRFLQVPKVPSGSSKTPKSLQIPPGGSSKTPKSLQVPPRPQSPFRYLQEVPPSPQSPFRYLQEVPPSPQSPSRYLQDPKVPSGTPKTPKSLQVPPRPQSPFRHLQEVPPSPQSPFRSLQEVPPRPQSPFRHLQHLEELQESWEGPLEKGLEW is encoded by the exons ATGGTCCTG GAAGCTCCTCCAAGACCCCAAAGTCCCTTCAGGTTcctccaggaggttcctccaagACCCCAAAGTCCCTTCAGGCACCTCCAAGACCCCAAAGTCCCTTCAGATCcctccaggaggttcctccaagTCCCCAAAGTCCCTTCAGGTTCCTCCAAGTCCCCAAAGTCCCTTCAGATCCCaccaggaggttcctccaagACCCCAAAGTCCCTTCAGATCcctccaggaggttcctccaagTCCCCAAAGTCCCTCCAGGCAcctccaggaggttcctccaagACCCCAAAGTCCCTTCAGATTCCTCCAAGTCCCCAAAGTCCCTTCAGATCcctccaggaggttcctccaagACCCCAAAGTCCCTTCAGGTCCCTCCAAGACCCCAAAGTCCCTTCAGGCAcctccaggaggttcctccaagTCCCCAGAGTCCCTTCAGATTCCTCCAAGACCCCAAAGTCCCTTCAGGCAcctccaggaggttcctccaagTCCCCAAAGTCCCTTCAGGTAcctccaggaggttcctccaagTCCCCAAAGTCCCTTCAGGTACCTCCAAGTCCCCAAAGTCCCTTCAGGCAcctccaggaggttcctccaagTCCCCAAAGTCCCTTCAGGTACCTCCAAGACCCCAAAGTCCCTTCAGGCAcctccaggaggttcctccaagTCCCCAAAGTCCCTTCAGGTACCTCCAAGACCCCAAAGTCCCTTCAGGCACCTCCAAGACCCCAAAGTCCCTTCAGGTTcctccaggaggttcctccaagTCCCCAAAGTCCCTCCAGGCACCTCCAGGAGGTTCCACCAAGTCCCCAAAGTCCCTTCAGGTTCCTCCAAGACCCCAAAGTTCCTTCAGATCcctccaggaggttcctccaagTCCCCAAAGTCCCTTCAGGTTCCTCCAAGACCCCAAAGTCCCTTCAGATCcctccaggaggttcctccaagACCCCAAAGTCCCTTCAGGTACCTCCAAGACCCCAAAGTCCCTTCAGGTAcctccaggaggttcctccaagTCCCCAAAGTCCCTTCAGGTAcctccaggaggttcctccaagTCCCCAAAGTCCCTCCAGATACCTCCAAGACCCCAAAGTCCCTTCAGGTACCCCCAAGACCCCAAAGTCCCTTCAGGTACCCCCAAGACCCCAAAGTCCCTTCAGGCAcctccaggaggttcctccaagTCCCCAAAGTCCCTTCAGATCcctccaggaggttcctccaagaccccaaagtcccttcaggcacctccagcacctggaggagctccaggaaagctgggaagggccTTTGGAGAAGGGCCTGGAGTGGTAG
- the LOC139791056 gene encoding zinc finger protein CKR1-like isoform X2, with translation MEPWVVLEPRQKALYRDVMQESYETLMALAKGMLRAKATEGGETEEPEPQPSPRPETEKPLGSNRRKTKRPDRAAPIPEIPKIPNPTPNPKSIPTKATGGSDPKRPPRERPFGCPDCGKTFPWASHLERHRRVHTGERPFGCPECGETYSQSSHLLQHRRTHAGVRPHRRDRRGEPFAGAAELAGPGRGRGAEKPHECRECGKSFLWASHLQRHRRVHTGEKPYACPECGETFSQGSHLTKHRRSHGGDRPHRCPACGKTFCQNSDLVRHRRTHSGKKAARRGDRGKLSRGGPASARHRRGRRRELAHRCVDCGKGFVWASHLERHRRVHTGERPFPCGSCGERFAQKAHLLQHRKTHSPERPYKCGDCGKRFGEVPSFLAHRRGHAAQKSYSCEDCGKSFAWASHLERHRRVHTGEKPYGCPECGEAFSQSSHLAKHRRSHLPKTAPSPVPLPLQGLVKGGEGAEGTQSLQQ, from the exons ATGGAGCCGTGGGTGGTGCTGGAGCCTCGGCAAAAAGCTCTGTACCGGGACGTGATGCAGGAGAGCTACGAAACCCTGATGGCCCTCG CCAAGGGGATGCTGAGGGCCAAAGCAACCGAGGGAGGAGAAACGGAGGAACCGGAACCTCAACCCTCCCCTCGCCCGGAGACGGAAAAACCTTTGGGTTCCAACCGCCGGAAAACCAAACGCCCGGACAGAGCCGCGCCCATCCCGGAAATCCCTAAAATTCCCAATCCCACCCCAAACCCTAAATCCATCCCAACCAAAGCCACGGGAGGCTCAGACCCCAAGAGGCCACCGCGGGAACGGCCTTTTGGTTGCCCCGATTGTGGCAAAACTTTCCCTTGGGCCTCCCACTTGGAACGGCACCGGAGAGTCCATACCGGAGAACGGCCCTTCGGATGCCCGGAATGTGGAGAAACCTACAGCCAAAgttctcaccttctccaacacCGCCGGACCCACGCCGGCGTCCGACCCCACCGCCGCGACCGCCGCGGCGAACCTTTCGCCGGCGCGGCCGAGCTGGCGGGTCCCGGGCGAGGCCGCGGGGCCGAGAAACCCCACGAGTGCCGAGAGTGCGGGAAAAGCTTCCTTTGGGCCTCCCACCTCCAACGCCACCGCCGCGTCCACACCGGAGAGAAACCCTACGCTTGCCCGGAATGCGGCGAAACCTTCAGCCAAGGTTCTCACCTCACCAAACATCGCCGGAGCCACGGCGGGGACCGACCCCACCGTTGCCCAGCTTGCGGGAAGACTTTTTGCCAAAATTCCGACTTGGTTCGGCACCGGAGGACCCACTCGGGGAAGAAGGCGGCGCGGCGCGGCGACCGCGGGAAGCTCTCGCGGGGCGGCCCGGCCTCGGCGCGGCACCGGCGCGGTCGCCGCCGCGAGCTCGCCCATCGTTGCGTCGACTGCGGGAAGGGGTTCGTTTGGGCCTCCCACCTGGAGCGGCACCGGCGGGTCCACACCGGGGAACGGCCCTTCCCCTGCGGCAGCTGCGGGGAACGGTTCGCCCAAAAAGCTCATCTGCTCCAACACCGCAAAACCCACTCCCCCGAGCGGCCCTACAAGTGCGGGGATTGTGGGAAACGTTTCGGGGAGGTCCCCTCCTTCCTCGCCCACCGGAGGGGCCACGCGGCCCAAAAAAGTTACTCCTGTGAGGACTGCGGGAAGAGCTTCGCCTGGGCCTCCCACCTGGAGCGGCACCGCCGCGTCCACACCGGGGAGAAACCCTACGGCTGCCCCGAGTGCGGCGAAGCCTTCAGCCAAAGTTCTCACCTGGCCAAACATCGGAGGAGCCACCTCCCCAAAACTGCTCCCTCCCCCgttcctctccctctccaagGGTTGGTgaaagggggagaaggtgctgaGGGCACCCAGAGCTTGCAGCAGTGA
- the LOC139791056 gene encoding zinc finger protein CKR1-like isoform X1: MEPWVVLEPRQKALYRDVMQESYETLMALAAKGMLRAKATEGGETEEPEPQPSPRPETEKPLGSNRRKTKRPDRAAPIPEIPKIPNPTPNPKSIPTKATGGSDPKRPPRERPFGCPDCGKTFPWASHLERHRRVHTGERPFGCPECGETYSQSSHLLQHRRTHAGVRPHRRDRRGEPFAGAAELAGPGRGRGAEKPHECRECGKSFLWASHLQRHRRVHTGEKPYACPECGETFSQGSHLTKHRRSHGGDRPHRCPACGKTFCQNSDLVRHRRTHSGKKAARRGDRGKLSRGGPASARHRRGRRRELAHRCVDCGKGFVWASHLERHRRVHTGERPFPCGSCGERFAQKAHLLQHRKTHSPERPYKCGDCGKRFGEVPSFLAHRRGHAAQKSYSCEDCGKSFAWASHLERHRRVHTGEKPYGCPECGEAFSQSSHLAKHRRSHLPKTAPSPVPLPLQGLVKGGEGAEGTQSLQQ, encoded by the exons ATGGAGCCGTGGGTGGTGCTGGAGCCTCGGCAAAAAGCTCTGTACCGGGACGTGATGCAGGAGAGCTACGAAACCCTGATGGCCCTCG CAGCCAAGGGGATGCTGAGGGCCAAAGCAACCGAGGGAGGAGAAACGGAGGAACCGGAACCTCAACCCTCCCCTCGCCCGGAGACGGAAAAACCTTTGGGTTCCAACCGCCGGAAAACCAAACGCCCGGACAGAGCCGCGCCCATCCCGGAAATCCCTAAAATTCCCAATCCCACCCCAAACCCTAAATCCATCCCAACCAAAGCCACGGGAGGCTCAGACCCCAAGAGGCCACCGCGGGAACGGCCTTTTGGTTGCCCCGATTGTGGCAAAACTTTCCCTTGGGCCTCCCACTTGGAACGGCACCGGAGAGTCCATACCGGAGAACGGCCCTTCGGATGCCCGGAATGTGGAGAAACCTACAGCCAAAgttctcaccttctccaacacCGCCGGACCCACGCCGGCGTCCGACCCCACCGCCGCGACCGCCGCGGCGAACCTTTCGCCGGCGCGGCCGAGCTGGCGGGTCCCGGGCGAGGCCGCGGGGCCGAGAAACCCCACGAGTGCCGAGAGTGCGGGAAAAGCTTCCTTTGGGCCTCCCACCTCCAACGCCACCGCCGCGTCCACACCGGAGAGAAACCCTACGCTTGCCCGGAATGCGGCGAAACCTTCAGCCAAGGTTCTCACCTCACCAAACATCGCCGGAGCCACGGCGGGGACCGACCCCACCGTTGCCCAGCTTGCGGGAAGACTTTTTGCCAAAATTCCGACTTGGTTCGGCACCGGAGGACCCACTCGGGGAAGAAGGCGGCGCGGCGCGGCGACCGCGGGAAGCTCTCGCGGGGCGGCCCGGCCTCGGCGCGGCACCGGCGCGGTCGCCGCCGCGAGCTCGCCCATCGTTGCGTCGACTGCGGGAAGGGGTTCGTTTGGGCCTCCCACCTGGAGCGGCACCGGCGGGTCCACACCGGGGAACGGCCCTTCCCCTGCGGCAGCTGCGGGGAACGGTTCGCCCAAAAAGCTCATCTGCTCCAACACCGCAAAACCCACTCCCCCGAGCGGCCCTACAAGTGCGGGGATTGTGGGAAACGTTTCGGGGAGGTCCCCTCCTTCCTCGCCCACCGGAGGGGCCACGCGGCCCAAAAAAGTTACTCCTGTGAGGACTGCGGGAAGAGCTTCGCCTGGGCCTCCCACCTGGAGCGGCACCGCCGCGTCCACACCGGGGAGAAACCCTACGGCTGCCCCGAGTGCGGCGAAGCCTTCAGCCAAAGTTCTCACCTGGCCAAACATCGGAGGAGCCACCTCCCCAAAACTGCTCCCTCCCCCgttcctctccctctccaagGGTTGGTgaaagggggagaaggtgctgaGGGCACCCAGAGCTTGCAGCAGTGA
- the LOC139791054 gene encoding LOW QUALITY PROTEIN: E3 ubiquitin-protein ligase TRIM7-like (The sequence of the model RefSeq protein was modified relative to this genomic sequence to represent the inferred CDS: inserted 1 base in 1 codon; deleted 3 bases in 2 codons): protein MEAPPAPPTVPPAPCSAARSLQDELTCPVCLEYFNDPVLVAECGHNFCRACVTQCWEDSARRLCCPQCREPVPQRLFRPNRSLGNIVHIVRQLGLPSGPADPPPGPPAPAPPLPSASPPSSGPPRCPRHGEPLRLYCVQDRRAVCVVCHLSREHRTHTVLPAEEXAHAAEEVPQEHLSSLRKSREEAKAEKERQSQELLKQTEVERQKIVTECKELRGFLEEKEQLLLSRLEELDRDVVRRRDESVSHLSEEIAHLDKLLSQQGGEKGSGNQAGQGVIPAGSSFESWMFCKPEVGFTELEKKLKSFSQKSAVLKEVLLEFKENLRFELENDTGDLSLDPDTANPYLVLSEDKRSVRLRSAPQELPPSPKRFDFSFCVLAAEGFLAGRHYWEVEVGDGESWVLGAARESVRRKEKIDFAPEEGIWAVGLNWKGKNWDQYQAFTSPETPLSLCERPRKIGVYLDYEGGWVAFYNADNMAPIFTFTAAFTEKIFPFFWLFYVGSSLSLCN, encoded by the exons ATGGAAGCTCCTCCGGCTCCTCCCACCGTC CCCCCGGCTCCTTGCAGCGCTGCCCGTAGCCTCCAGGATGAATTAACGTGCCCGGTGTGCTTGGAATACTTCAACGATCCGGTGTTGGTGGCCGAGTGCGGGCATAACTTCTGCCGCGCCTGCGTAACCCAATGCTGGGAGGACTCGGCCCGCCGCCTTTGCTGCCCTCAGTGCCGGGAACCGGTACCGCAACGGCTCTTCCGCCCCAACCGCTCTCTGGGGAACATCGTCCACATCGTTCGGCAGTTGGGGTTACCCTCAGGCCCTGCCGATCCACCCCCGGGGCCTCCGGCTCCCGCTCCGCCTCTGCCCTCCGCCTCTCCGCCG TCCTCCGGGCCTCCGCGTTGTCCCCGTCACGGGGAACCTTTGAGGCTTTACTGCGTTCAGGATCGCCGAGCTGTCTGCGTCGTTTGTCACCTTTCCCGGGAACACCGGACCCACACCGTGCTGCCCGCCGAGG CGGCCCACGCCGCAGAG GAGGTTCCCCAGGAACACCTGAGCTCCCTGAGGAAAAGCCGTGAAGAAGCCAAAGCGGAGAAGGAGcggcagagccaggagctgctg aaacaaacagaagtggaaaggcagaaaattgtGACTGAGTGCAAGGAACTCCGGGGAttcctggaggagaaggagcagctcctgctctcccgTCTGGAGGAGCTGGACCGGGACGTCGTCCGGAGGAGGGATGAGAGTGTGTCCCACCTCAGCGAGGAGATCGCCCACCTGGACAAGCTGCTGAGtcagcagggaggagaaaaggggTCAGGAAACCAGGCTGGGCAG GGTGTTATCCCAGCTGGAAGTAG CTTTGAGAGCTGGATGTTCTGCAAGCCTGAAGTTGGCTtcacagagctggagaagaaacTCAAGAGCTTCTCTCAGAAGAGTGCAGTGCTGAAAGAAGTTCTGCTGGAGTTCAAGG agaACCTCCGGTTCGAGCTGGAGAACGACACAG gTGATCTCTCCTTGGATCCCGACACCGCCAACCCTTACCTGGTGTTGTCAGAAGACAAAAGGAGCGTCCGCCTCCGGAGcgctccccaggagctgcccccaAGCCCCAAGAgatttgatttttccttctgtgtcttGGCGGCCGAGGGTTTCCTGGCCGGGCGCCATTActgggaggtggaggtgggggatggggagagtTGGGTGCTGGGCGCCGCCCGCGAGTCGGTGCGCAGGAAGGAGAAAATCGATTTCGCCCCCGAGGAGGGGATCTGGGCGGTGGGGTTgaactggaaagggaaaaattggGATCAGTATCAGGCGTTCACCTCCCCCGAGacccctctgtccctctgcgAGAGGCCCAGGAAGATCGGGGTCTACCTGGACTACGAGGGGGGTTGGGTGGCCTTCTACAACGCCGACAACATGGCGCCCATCTTCACCTTCACCGCCGCCTTCACCGAGAagattttccccttcttttggCTCTTCTACGTGggctcctccctctccctctgcaaCTGA